Proteins encoded by one window of Anopheles maculipalpis chromosome 2RL, idAnoMacuDA_375_x, whole genome shotgun sequence:
- the LOC126568424 gene encoding uncharacterized protein LOC126568424 yields MLRWIRKFRWRSLLSDLKSNPNASSHCSPRANNDADRFDIKDTRLQNTLSATRPCPCRVRLAKAEDTRQVVTFVEHHLLHSEPLLRALNVGVIPGREQLLEYIRQLLRDSFTLVALSDDDASHRSLSSNGGRIVGVAISRRSCSWDGKQLIERADRTRCDQLRKLLYIWSIVESEPGLHQHFCTRCLFEIAFLATAVESQRQGIGLHLTLHSLQLARDLGFHFARMNCTCEYSSRIASKAGLECCWTVAYHHLVDSRKQPVVHPEPPHTHIKVHAMALFPELSIKSSCR; encoded by the exons ATGCTTCGGTGGATACGAAAGTTTCGTTGGCGCTCGCTACTGTCGGATTTAAAATCGAATCCCAACGCATCATCCCATTGCAGCCCGCGGGCAAACAACGATGCCGACCGGTTCGACATCAAGGACACCCGGTTGCAGAATACATTATCGGCCACC CGTCCCTGTCCGTGCCGTGTACGGTTGGCAAAGGCGGAAGATACCCGTCAGGTGGTGACGTTTGTGGAGCACCATTTGCTGCACTCTGAACCACTGTTGCGTGCGCTGAACGTCGGCGTGATACCGGGCCGCGAACAGTTGCTAGAGTACATTCGACAGCTGCTGCGAGATAGCTTCACGCTGGTAGCGCTGAGCGATGACGATGCGAGTCACCGGTCGTTGTCGTCGAATGGTGGTCGGATCGTTGGTGTTGCTATAAGTCGGCGCAGTTGCAGCTGGGACGGGAAGCAGCTGATCGAGCGGGCGGATCGAACCCGCTGCGACCAACTTCGTAAGCTGCTTTACATCTGGTCCATCGTCGAGTCGGAACCGGGCCTGCATCAGCACTTTTGCACCCGCTGTCTGTTTGAG ATTGCATTTCTCGCGACGGCCGTCGAATCGCAGCGACAGGGGATCGGATTGCATTTGACGTTGCATTCACTGCAGCTGGCCCGGGATTTGGGATTCCATTTCGCACGGATGAACTGCACATGTGAATACAG ctCGCGGATTGCCTCGAAGGCTGGTCTCGAGTGTTGCTGGACGGTGGCGTACCATCATCTCGTCGACAGCAGGAAGCAGCCGGTCGTACATCCGGAGCCGCCCCATACGCATATCAAAGTGCACGCAATGGCCCTTTTTCCCGAGCTGTCCATTAAATCCTCATGCAGGTAA
- the LOC126568695 gene encoding peroxidase-like, with amino-acid sequence MYAIVREVECKRALLCLLLLPCCSLIRTGVLAVCPMVASCDEGTTPYRSMDGSCNSLYNPLYGTPYRPYRRLLPAKYGDGVYEPARMSSGRPMPNARQLSMALFGEVERPDERSTIINMQFGQLVAHDMSFTADVFGVKCCPNGKRIPPDLQPPRCMPLEVPRDDPVLPSEDIQCMSMLRTKTTLEHPCVTNYGTAEQLSSVTAFLDLSIVYGNSVEQTASLRVHRAGLMMVEHRHGQDWPPHNPNASKLCQMRQDTDVCYLTGDLRSNQSPHLAILQIAHLLEHNRLASELAKLNPCWDDERLFQEARRINIGKYQSVVYNDWLPNYMGRENMLKQGLLHSTADAGGFVRDYNPLEDPTVSNAFGTAAFRYFHNMIVGELDFYHDAKEHRARNGSIRLSDWLRRPGVLEQRNHRELLTRGMATQPHDATNDQLTPEAKHFLFRNANLYGADLKAIDIHRARDHGLASYNDFRQLCGYARANHWEDLYASIPRATVAQLARWYDTVEDVELAVAGALEMHHPGATVGPTFLCILLEQFRRTRTGDRFFFENGADGHGFSERQLREIRKATIARLLCDNTEGLTRMQHNAFFRPDGDENRPVPCSELPEVLLEPWRV; translated from the exons ATGTATGCAATCGTGCGGGAAGTGGAGTGTAAGCGCGCTTtgctgtgtttgcttttgctgccgTGCTGCTCGTTGATCCGTACGGGAGTTTTAGCCGTTTGTCCGATGGTTGCATCCTGCGATGAGGGTACCACCCCGTACCGTTCGATGGACGGGTCGTGCAACAGTCTGTACAATCCACTGTACGGTACACCTTACCGACCGTACCGGCGACTGTTGCCGGCGAAGTACGGAGACGGTGTGTACGAGCCGGCCCGTATGTCTTCCGGCCGGCCAATGCCGAATGCTCGGCAGCTTTCGATGGCACTGTTTGGGGAGGTGGAGCGGCCAGACGAACGAAGCACCATCATTAACATGCAGTTTGGGCAATTGGTTGCGCATGACATGAGCTTTACCGCGGATG TATTTGGAGTAAAATGTTGTCCAAACGGTAAAAGAATTCCACCGGATTTACAACCTCCTCGCTGTATGCCGCTCGAAGTACCGCGCGATGATCCAGTGCTGCCTTCTGAGGACATTCAGTGCATGAGTATGCTACGCACCAAGACGACACTAGAGCATCCCTGCGTCACTAACTACGGCACAGCGGAACAACTCTCGTCCGTAACGGCGTTCCTTGATCTTTCCATCGTGTACGGCAACAGTGTGGAGCAGACGGCTAGTTTGCGGGTACATCGTGCCGGTCTCATGATGGTAGAGCACCGACACGGACAGGACTGGCCACCGCACAACCCAAACGCTAGCAAACTTTGCCAGATGCGGCAGGACACGGACGTGTGCTACCTTACCGGTGACTTGCGTTCCAATCAGAGCCCTCATCTGGCAATTCTACAGATAGCTCACCTGCTCGAGCACAACCGGTTGGCGAGCGAGCTGGCGAAGCTCAATCCCTGCTGGGACGACGAACGACTGTTTCAGGAAGCACGCCGCATCAACATTGGCAAATACCAGTCGGTGGTGTACAACGACTGGCTGCCGAACTACATGGGCCGGGAGAATATGCTGAAGCAAGGACTGCTGCACTCGACTGCAGATGCCGGTGGATTCGTGCGGGACTACAACCCCCTGGAGGATCCTACCGTGAGCAATGCTTTCGGTACGGCTGCATTCCGCTACTTTCACAACATGATAGTGGGAGAGCTCGA TTTCTACCACGACGCGAAAGAGCATCGCGCACGAAACGGTTCTATTCGGCTGTCGGACTGGCTGCGGAGGCCGGGCGTGCTAGAGCAGCGCAACCACCGGGAGCTGCTGACGAGGGGCATGGCTACCCAACCGCACGATGCCACCAACGACCAGCTGACGCCCGAAGCCAAACACTTTCTCTTCCGGAACGCAAACCTCTACGGTGCCGATCTGAAGGCGATCGATATTCACCGGGCCCGAGACCATGGACTTGCCAGCTACAACGATTTCCGGCAGCTGTGTGGATACGCGAGGGCCAACCATTGGGAGGACCTGTACGCGAGCATTCCACGCGCTACGGTCGCCCAGCTGGCCCGATGGTACGATACGGTGGAAGATGTTGAGCTGGCCGTGGCCGGTGCACTTGAAATGCACCATCCGGGCGCAACCGTTGGGCCAACGTTTCTGTGCATCCTGCTCGAACAATTCCGACGGACGCGTACTGGCGATAGGTTTTTCTTCGAAAATGGCGCGGACGGGCACGGGTTCAGCGAGCGGCAGCTGCGGGAGATACGGAAAGCGACGATAGCGCGGTTACTGTGCGACAATACGGAAGGGCTCACGAGAATGCAGCACAATGCATTCTTTCGGCCGGACGGTGATGAGAACCGTCCGGTACCGTGCTCGGAATTACCCGAGGTACTGTTGGAACCGTGGCGAGTGTAA